The window CATCACAAACGTCCGTCCTTGGGACGCCGTCTTCAATCCGAGTGTCGGCGTTACCGTTCTTCACGTTGTGAGCACCGCGTATATGGCCGGTGCATTTGTGATCGGCTCTGTGGCTGCGTTCAAGCTGCTGAAAAAGAATATTTCAAGCAACGAAAAAGCTTATCACCGAAAAGGGCTGATGATTGCCCTGATCGTCGGCGCAACGATGAGTCTGTACACGGCTGTAAACGGCCACGATACGGCAAAAATGCTGTACGAATATCTGCCAGTCAAACTGGCTGCAGCTGAAGGTCTGTTTGAAACCCAGGATAACGCCCCTCTTGCGATTTTCGGTATTCCTGATCCTGAACGGGGCGAGGTTGTAGGTGGAATCGAAATTCCAGGCATGCTCAGCTGGCTTGCTTCCGGCTCAACGGACGGGGTTGTACAGGGTCTGAACGATTTTCCGGAGGAATATTGGCCGCCGCTTTTTGTCCATACCCTGTTTAATGTCATGGTAGGAATCGGCTTCACGCTTCTCGGGCTCTCATTTGCTGCCCTTTTCTGGCGCTACGTGTGGCCAAGGAAGGATTTTCCTAAATGGATTCTTCTGCTGCTTGTCACAGGCGGACCGCTTGCCATGATCGGTATTGAAACAGGCTGGATCTTCAGCTGTACCGGCCGTCAGCCATGGACGATTTACGGTGTGCAGCTGACCGCCGATGCGGCGACCGAATCAGGGAATCTCGGCTTTTTATTCTTCCTATTTGTGACGCTGTATGCAACCCTGCTCGTGCTCACCGCTCTCGTCCTGAAGTTTTATTTCGGACGCAATCCGGTATCTAATGATCTTCAGAAAGCTGACGTCTAGGAGGTGCGCCTGTTATGACCGAACCGTATATTGCTATCACCATCATCTGGGCGTTTCTTTTCATCTATGCGATCGCCGGCTCCATCGACTTCGGTGCCGGTTTCTGGGCGATGTACTATACCCGTAAGGATAACACGGAAGCCTCCGTCATTGCCAACCGGTACCTTTCCCCGTCATGGGAGGTTACGAACGTCTTCCTCGTGCTTCTCGTCGTCGCACTGGTAGGCTTTTTCCCGGGTGCTGCCTCGTACCTTGGCACCCTGATGATCATGCCGTTCAGCCTCGTGCTGATCCTGCTCACGATCAGAGGGACGTTCATGATCTACGCATACTCGTCGAAAAAGTACAGCCGGATGCTGACGATCATTTCCGGTACAACCGGACTGTTCATTCCCGCGTTGCTTGTGGCGACGCTCCCGATTGCCATAGGCGGCTTCATGAGTATCGGAGAAGGACGGGACTATCTTCTTTTTGACCAGATCTTTTCAAGTCCAACGCTCTACACGCACGTAGGCTTCGGTCTGAGTACGGAACTGTTTCTTTCAGCCCTGCTGCTTGCCGACTACTCCCGGGAGGCAAAATCGGAAGCAACATATCTTGTCTACCGCCGGAATGCCCTCTGGCTCGGGCCGGTCACCCTTCTGTTCGCCGTGGCGGCCACGATTACCCTGCTTCCGGAAGCCGGATGGATGGTCGACAATATGGCGAGCGTCTGGTACCTGTTTGCCCTCTCTCTCGTTGCCTTTCTCATCGGCTACGGCGCTATGTTCATGAAGTCCAACAGGGAAAATCTCGGACGGCCCCGACTGGCGGTCATCATGATTGTGATACAGTTCGGGCTGGCCAGTTTCGGCTACGGCTTTTCCCACATGCCGTATATTCTTTATCCGGATCTCACCATTCAGGACGCCTTTACCGATCCAGCCATGTTCCGCTGGCTTCTCGTCGGCTACGGGGTAGGCATGGCACTCCTCATCCCTGCTTTTATCGTATTCTGGCGCCTGTTTATGAAAGACAAGCGCTATCTGCAGGCGGAAAAATAACCAGGTTCTTCAATACCGCTCTGCGGCCTGCTGGCCGCGGGCGGTTTTTTATGGGCGGGGAGTCGGGTGGGGGCCTGGTTGTGAACGTCGGCGTTTATTGTCCTTAGATAAGTCTAATTGTCTTTACATCAAACTTATTATCCTTAGAGAAGATTTATAGTCCTTACACCAGATTCATTGTCTCTAGCACCTTCCCCCTACCTGCCCCTCCGCCCTCTCCCCCTCATAAAAAAAGGCTCTGTTAAAGCTCAATGTTGATATTTCTATCTTTTATTGAAGCGAACGCACGAAATTCCTGCGGGAACAGCGCCGGCTGAAGACCCCGCAGGGTGTTCTCCCCGAGGAGGCTGAAGCGGTGCCCGCGGTAAAGGAGCGCAGAGAGAGGAAATCAACAACAGACTTTAAACAGAGCCTAAAAAAAGAGAAGGTTTCACCTTCCAAATACAGGGTATTGG is drawn from Alteribacter lacisalsi and contains these coding sequences:
- a CDS encoding cytochrome ubiquinol oxidase subunit I, which gives rise to MDEVLLARMLFGSSMAFHIIFATLGVGITLMIFIAEIIRAIKKDDHYGVMAKRWTKGFAVLLGVAIPSGTIVGVMLSLLWPGYMEIVGRVIALPFQVEIFAFFLEAVFMSIYVYAADRLTNTMRIISVGLVALGATASAVLITDAHAWMNTPAGFDVVDGAITNVRPWDAVFNPSVGVTVLHVVSTAYMAGAFVIGSVAAFKLLKKNISSNEKAYHRKGLMIALIVGATMSLYTAVNGHDTAKMLYEYLPVKLAAAEGLFETQDNAPLAIFGIPDPERGEVVGGIEIPGMLSWLASGSTDGVVQGLNDFPEEYWPPLFVHTLFNVMVGIGFTLLGLSFAALFWRYVWPRKDFPKWILLLLVTGGPLAMIGIETGWIFSCTGRQPWTIYGVQLTADAATESGNLGFLFFLFVTLYATLLVLTALVLKFYFGRNPVSNDLQKADV
- a CDS encoding cytochrome d ubiquinol oxidase subunit II yields the protein MTEPYIAITIIWAFLFIYAIAGSIDFGAGFWAMYYTRKDNTEASVIANRYLSPSWEVTNVFLVLLVVALVGFFPGAASYLGTLMIMPFSLVLILLTIRGTFMIYAYSSKKYSRMLTIISGTTGLFIPALLVATLPIAIGGFMSIGEGRDYLLFDQIFSSPTLYTHVGFGLSTELFLSALLLADYSREAKSEATYLVYRRNALWLGPVTLLFAVAATITLLPEAGWMVDNMASVWYLFALSLVAFLIGYGAMFMKSNRENLGRPRLAVIMIVIQFGLASFGYGFSHMPYILYPDLTIQDAFTDPAMFRWLLVGYGVGMALLIPAFIVFWRLFMKDKRYLQAEK